In the genome of Synergistaceae bacterium, one region contains:
- a CDS encoding ABC transporter substrate-binding protein: MKMRRMGIRLCLCVCAALLVFPLAAGAFDGTVVFGAVAPLSGTNIMVGDFIRNGILLAQKHINERGGILGKELKIVFEDEVDNLQASVNAMTKVMNYPEVVAFFGSTYSANCIAASPIVLQKKMPMFAGGSSANIPKENNPYVWQVRMTDDQSGLLLAKAATQIGIKNPAILYIAESFGTGLMTQTVSALKDLGIDVPEKNLYAHNPDEKQFSPILTQIINSDVDGLIGISHQMPAAVISMQTTAAGVDIPLLGSSSFASVVCRETAKEAADGWMAVADWTPDVTTPEGKAFAEAYREEYKGKPDSDMPAVTAYDSLMLFAEACKIANSTTDSKAINDALYKIKGYKGAMSTYSSNDNHCFSTSQFLTINESQRAVLKEVVYTREP, translated from the coding sequence ATGAAAATGAGGAGAATGGGAATCAGGTTGTGTCTGTGTGTTTGTGCCGCGTTGTTGGTTTTTCCTTTGGCAGCCGGAGCTTTTGACGGAACGGTGGTGTTCGGTGCCGTGGCGCCCCTGAGCGGAACGAATATCATGGTGGGGGATTTCATCAGAAACGGTATTCTGCTGGCGCAGAAACACATCAACGAACGGGGCGGGATTTTGGGCAAGGAGCTAAAGATTGTTTTCGAGGACGAAGTGGACAACCTCCAGGCGTCCGTCAACGCCATGACCAAAGTTATGAACTACCCCGAGGTCGTGGCCTTCTTCGGCTCGACCTACTCCGCCAACTGCATTGCCGCCTCTCCCATCGTTTTGCAGAAGAAAATGCCGATGTTCGCCGGCGGTTCCTCCGCCAACATTCCGAAGGAGAATAATCCCTACGTTTGGCAGGTGCGCATGACCGACGATCAGTCCGGGCTGCTTCTGGCTAAGGCCGCTACACAGATCGGCATCAAGAACCCCGCCATTCTCTACATTGCCGAGTCCTTCGGAACGGGACTGATGACTCAAACAGTCAGCGCCTTGAAAGATTTGGGCATTGATGTTCCAGAGAAGAACCTCTACGCCCATAATCCCGATGAAAAGCAGTTTTCTCCCATACTGACTCAGATCATCAACTCCGATGTGGACGGGCTGATCGGCATTAGCCATCAGATGCCTGCCGCCGTCATCAGCATGCAGACCACTGCCGCCGGAGTCGACATCCCGCTGCTCGGTTCGTCGTCGTTCGCCTCGGTCGTGTGCCGTGAGACGGCGAAAGAGGCAGCGGACGGCTGGATGGCCGTGGCCGACTGGACGCCAGACGTCACCACGCCTGAAGGGAAAGCCTTCGCCGAGGCGTACCGCGAGGAATATAAGGGTAAACCCGACTCCGATATGCCTGCCGTTACCGCTTATGACTCGCTGATGCTTTTCGCGGAGGCGTGCAAGATCGCGAATAGCACCACAGACAGCAAGGCGATCAACGACGCGCTCTATAAAATCAAGGGTTACAAGGGCGCCATGTCCACCTACAGTTCCAACGACAACCATTGCTTCAGCACCAGCCAGTTCCTAACGATCAACGAGAGTCAGCGTGCCGTGCTCAAAGAAGTCGTTTATACACGTGAACCCTAA
- a CDS encoding alcohol dehydrogenase catalytic domain-containing protein translates to MLQIKLTAPYSFEGEEVEKPRPEEGQALLKVHSIGICGSDIQMWHGKHKYMTYPVVIGHEVSATVEEVGLGVKDFSVGDKVTVEPQIFCRKCQPCLMGRFNVCEKLEVMGVHRDGFCREYVALDTSYLHLCPADIKEEWRALMEPLAVGVGAVKRGTSSCGTNLCEYNPQGINVAVVGAGTIGNCAAQAARAMGAAGVLIADISALKLEFAERCGIEHCVDTTKVSLGDAIKKTFGPRGVDVIIDAVGVPASLSSILGAARRNSVVVVTGNFKEPFSLEVPVIQRQEISLVGHMMYVREDFADAIRFAGSGAVKLDNLITQRFPIASDPAADLKKAFEFIDAHPGQVMKAIVTF, encoded by the coding sequence ATGCTTCAGATAAAACTGACGGCGCCGTACTCCTTTGAGGGCGAAGAAGTCGAAAAACCCCGTCCGGAGGAAGGGCAAGCGCTGCTGAAGGTCCATTCTATCGGGATCTGTGGTTCGGACATCCAGATGTGGCACGGTAAGCACAAATACATGACCTATCCTGTTGTGATCGGGCACGAGGTATCCGCCACTGTAGAGGAAGTCGGCTTAGGAGTGAAAGATTTCTCCGTCGGGGACAAGGTGACCGTCGAGCCCCAAATTTTTTGCAGGAAATGCCAGCCCTGTCTTATGGGTCGTTTCAATGTCTGCGAGAAATTGGAGGTGATGGGGGTCCATAGGGATGGGTTTTGCCGCGAATACGTGGCGCTCGACACCTCTTATTTACACCTTTGCCCGGCGGATATAAAGGAAGAATGGCGGGCGCTGATGGAGCCCCTGGCGGTCGGTGTGGGAGCCGTCAAACGAGGAACGAGTTCCTGCGGGACTAATCTCTGCGAATACAATCCCCAGGGAATCAATGTTGCCGTCGTCGGCGCGGGGACGATCGGAAACTGTGCCGCCCAGGCCGCCAGAGCTATGGGGGCAGCGGGAGTCCTGATTGCAGATATCAGCGCCCTGAAACTGGAGTTTGCCGAGCGGTGCGGTATCGAGCACTGTGTCGATACGACGAAGGTCTCCCTGGGCGACGCCATTAAAAAGACGTTCGGCCCGCGTGGAGTGGACGTCATTATCGACGCGGTCGGCGTTCCCGCATCGCTCTCCTCGATTCTGGGGGCGGCGAGGCGCAATTCCGTCGTCGTCGTCACGGGCAATTTCAAGGAGCCTTTTTCTTTAGAGGTTCCCGTCATTCAGCGACAGGAAATCTCTCTTGTGGGACATATGATGTACGTGAGAGAGGACTTTGCGGACGCTATTCGCTTTGCTGGAAGCGGCGCCGTCAAGCTCGATAACCTGATCACGCAGCGCTTCCCAATCGCGAGCGACCCGGCCGCAGACCTGAAGAAGGCGTTTGAGTTCATCGACGCCCATCCTGGCCAGGTGATGAAGGCGATCGTCACGTTCTAG
- a CDS encoding zinc-binding dehydrogenase: protein MKALVKYAAGPENMEIRDVPVPTPEPGQVLIEVKEAGICGSDIHIRHSDIAIPLHPPVVTGHEFSGIVAGNGEGCSKFKPGDRVVSETAFHYCGVCHFCREGFYNLCVERRTLGYWFDGVFTRYTVVPEARIHPIPDGVDFTSAAMTEPLACVVHAVYDLTRIVPGDVVLVSGPGAVGIMAAQVAKIHGATVVLSGTDVDADRLKLAKSLGIDRTVNVQAEDLNAFLAPLTGGYGADVVLECSGSPYGIDAGLNAVKKRGWFTQIGLPGKKIEFDIEKVCYKELHFSGSLGSRNASWRKALQLLDERKVEVRPLVTDKLSILEWERAFEKFEKKEGCKIFLLPALD, encoded by the coding sequence ATGAAAGCTCTTGTAAAGTACGCGGCTGGACCGGAGAATATGGAAATTCGCGATGTTCCGGTGCCGACGCCTGAACCCGGACAGGTCTTGATCGAGGTAAAAGAAGCGGGCATCTGCGGGTCGGACATTCACATCCGTCACAGCGATATCGCCATTCCCCTCCATCCTCCCGTCGTCACGGGACACGAGTTTTCGGGAATCGTCGCGGGGAACGGCGAGGGTTGTTCGAAGTTTAAGCCGGGCGACCGAGTTGTCTCGGAAACGGCCTTTCACTACTGTGGAGTCTGCCATTTTTGTCGGGAGGGATTTTATAACCTTTGTGTGGAACGTCGAACCCTGGGGTATTGGTTCGACGGTGTTTTTACCCGATACACGGTCGTCCCGGAAGCGCGGATTCACCCCATTCCCGACGGTGTGGATTTCACCTCGGCGGCGATGACGGAACCTCTAGCATGCGTGGTCCATGCCGTCTACGACCTGACGAGGATCGTTCCGGGCGACGTCGTCCTCGTTTCAGGGCCAGGGGCTGTCGGTATCATGGCCGCCCAGGTCGCTAAAATTCACGGCGCGACGGTCGTCCTCTCCGGGACGGACGTGGACGCGGACCGGCTGAAACTGGCCAAAAGCCTGGGAATTGACCGTACCGTCAACGTGCAGGCGGAAGACTTGAACGCATTCCTGGCTCCTCTTACCGGCGGATACGGCGCGGACGTTGTGCTGGAGTGCTCCGGGTCCCCCTATGGGATCGACGCGGGGCTAAACGCGGTCAAAAAGCGGGGTTGGTTCACACAAATAGGGCTTCCCGGCAAAAAAATAGAGTTCGATATTGAAAAGGTCTGCTATAAGGAGCTGCATTTCTCAGGTTCCCTGGGCTCACGTAACGCCAGTTGGAGAAAGGCCCTTCAGCTTCTGGATGAAAGGAAGGTCGAAGTGAGGCCATTGGTGACCGATAAACTTTCGATTCTGGAGTGGGAACGCGCTTTTGAAAAGTTCGAGAAAAAAGAGGGATGCAAGATTTTCCTGCTTCCCGCGCTGGATTGA
- a CDS encoding PrpR N-terminal domain-containing protein: protein MDKVKILGIAPYAGMKELMQDIAARRGDIDLEVFVGDLSNGVDIVLERQGQGFSAIVSRGGTAEMIKRATDIPVSEVPLSVYDVLRAIRLAQNYNGRFAIVGFPSITRCSHLLCDILQYDSIDIVTINGRDEIKTCLETLKKQGYSIVVGDMTTTIQAKLLGINSILITSGGESIEAAFSHAVEICERNRKNLEKIEFLNAVLGSVKEDIVVFCEGGEAVFSSFSAGCDSETLSFMKKNIRPVLERHEKKILKKNDKGDVYSLSGRAFGVKFGVKEERYCAYFAARLPSTHPYNERGIAYNNKANLLEDVDNTFCKNLFVEGLNETAEKYSKSALPVLIAGEIGTGKDKTANFVYMNGHFSDNPMISIDCGVVPEKTWKRLMEDEFSPLADEGLTIYVKNTDRLDELMGDRLIRYFRDTNICERNCLIFSFVSKIRSSEENPFLANLRNTLRCLVLKMPPLRQRPGDIPNLCSLYINEINTTTGGEVIGLTPEAMRLMMEYRWEYNLGQLKRVLTELAVLSASPYISAEEVERALATESALTRGDRQNFDNQACALDLGKSLENITSDIVRIVLSQENMNQSKAARRLGISRSTLWRMLNKQQQVL, encoded by the coding sequence ATGGATAAGGTCAAAATATTGGGTATCGCTCCTTACGCTGGAATGAAGGAATTGATGCAAGACATCGCGGCGCGACGGGGCGATATCGACTTGGAGGTCTTTGTAGGTGATCTTTCGAATGGGGTGGACATCGTGCTGGAGCGCCAGGGTCAGGGTTTCTCCGCGATCGTTTCGAGGGGGGGTACGGCCGAGATGATCAAGCGCGCGACAGACATTCCGGTTTCGGAGGTGCCTCTGTCGGTGTACGATGTTCTGAGAGCCATAAGGCTCGCCCAAAACTACAACGGCAGGTTCGCCATTGTGGGTTTCCCCAGCATAACGAGGTGCTCGCATTTGCTTTGCGATATTCTGCAATACGACTCGATAGACATTGTGACGATCAACGGGCGAGACGAGATCAAGACATGCCTTGAAACGCTCAAAAAACAGGGATATTCGATAGTAGTCGGCGACATGACCACAACGATACAGGCGAAGCTGCTCGGAATCAACAGCATCTTGATCACCTCTGGCGGGGAGAGTATCGAGGCGGCCTTCAGTCACGCGGTCGAAATATGCGAGAGAAACAGGAAAAATCTCGAAAAAATAGAATTTCTGAACGCCGTTTTGGGCTCTGTCAAAGAAGATATCGTCGTTTTCTGCGAGGGTGGGGAGGCTGTTTTTTCCTCTTTTTCCGCCGGCTGCGACAGCGAAACGCTTTCTTTTATGAAGAAAAACATTCGCCCGGTGCTGGAACGTCATGAGAAAAAAATACTGAAAAAAAACGACAAAGGTGACGTTTACTCCTTGTCTGGGCGGGCGTTCGGAGTGAAGTTCGGAGTGAAGGAAGAGAGATACTGCGCCTACTTCGCGGCGCGTCTTCCAAGCACCCACCCCTATAATGAACGAGGCATCGCCTACAACAACAAGGCCAATCTGCTGGAGGACGTCGATAACACTTTCTGCAAAAATCTTTTCGTGGAGGGATTGAACGAAACGGCGGAAAAATATAGCAAATCGGCGCTGCCCGTGCTGATAGCCGGCGAAATCGGCACAGGCAAAGACAAGACGGCCAACTTCGTCTACATGAACGGTCATTTCTCCGACAATCCGATGATCTCCATAGACTGCGGCGTCGTGCCCGAAAAAACATGGAAGCGGCTCATGGAAGACGAATTTTCCCCTCTCGCCGACGAGGGCCTCACGATCTACGTTAAAAACACCGACCGCCTCGACGAATTGATGGGTGACAGATTGATCCGCTATTTCAGAGATACGAATATCTGCGAAAGAAACTGCCTGATCTTTTCCTTCGTGTCGAAGATCAGGTCTTCCGAGGAAAATCCCTTCCTTGCGAATCTCCGCAACACTCTGAGGTGTTTGGTCTTGAAGATGCCTCCCCTGAGACAGCGCCCTGGCGATATTCCAAATCTTTGCAGTCTTTACATCAACGAGATCAACACCACGACCGGCGGAGAAGTCATAGGCCTCACGCCCGAGGCCATGCGGCTCATGATGGAATACCGCTGGGAGTACAACCTGGGTCAATTGAAAAGAGTTCTCACCGAATTAGCCGTTCTGAGTGCATCTCCTTACATATCCGCCGAGGAGGTCGAGAGGGCGCTCGCCACTGAATCCGCGTTGACGAGGGGGGACAGACAAAATTTCGACAATCAGGCGTGCGCTCTAGATCTTGGAAAATCACTCGAAAACATTACGAGCGACATCGTCAGAATCGTTTTGAGCCAAGAGAACATGAACCAATCCAAGGCGGCGCGTCGTCTCGGCATCAGCCGGAGCACGCTGTGGCGCATGCTGAACAAACAACAGCAGGTATTGTGA